A single Pan troglodytes isolate AG18354 chromosome X, NHGRI_mPanTro3-v2.0_pri, whole genome shotgun sequence DNA region contains:
- the CLDN34 gene encoding claudin-34 isoform X2 has translation MPRSGTASLKFPGCAATMVWFCNSADCQFSVFALTTIGWILSSTSTGLVEWRIWYMKDTSLYPPGIACVGIFRVCIYRHRTNSTTTKFCYRYSYHDTFLPFEISMPQRFLLTASIFGFFGRAFNMFALRNMSMRMFEEDTYNSFVVSGILNIAAGVFNLTAVLQNYDAVINSQGITFLPSLQMPFKPDVQEVGTAIQVAGIGVLPMLLTGMFSLFYKCPPYGQVHPGISEM, from the exons ATGCCCAGAAGTGGAACTGCCAGTCTGAAG TTTCCTGGGTGCGCTGCCACCATGGTCTGGTTCTGCAACAGTGCCGACTGCCAATTTTCAGTCTTCGCCCTTACCACCATAGGATGGATCCTCTCCTCTACGTCCACGGGCCTCGTGGAGTGGCGAATATGGTACATGAAAGACACCTCGCTCTACCCCCCTGGAATCGCCTGCGTGGGAATATTTAGAGTCTGCATTTACCGGCATCGCACCAACAGCACCACAACCAAATTTTGTTACCGATACAGCTACCACGACACCTTTCTCCCTTTTGAAATTTCCATGCCTCAACGCTTCCTACTGACTGCCAGCATTTTCGGATTCTTCGGGAGAGCCTTTAACATGTTTGCACTTAGAAACATGTCCATGAGAATGTTTGAGGAGGACACCTACAATTCATTCGTTGTTTCAGGAATTCTCAACATTGCTGCTGGTGTCTTTAACTTAACTGCTGTGCTCCAGAACTATGATGCCGTCATAAACTCACAGGGGATCACCTTCCTGCCATCTCTCCAAATGCCCTTCAAGCCAGATGTGCAGGAAGTTGGCACTGCCATTCAAGTGGCAGGGATAGGTGTCTTGCCGATGCTGTTAACTGGGatgttttctctgttttacaAATGTCCCCCGTACGGCCAAGTGCATCCTGGTATTTCAGAAATGTGA
- the CLDN34 gene encoding claudin-34 isoform X1, producing MATVLMRTPSCLDQEAGAEELGRTSERSCVHVGPAGQFPGCAATMVWFCNSADCQFSVFALTTIGWILSSTSTGLVEWRIWYMKDTSLYPPGIACVGIFRVCIYRHRTNSTTTKFCYRYSYHDTFLPFEISMPQRFLLTASIFGFFGRAFNMFALRNMSMRMFEEDTYNSFVVSGILNIAAGVFNLTAVLQNYDAVINSQGITFLPSLQMPFKPDVQEVGTAIQVAGIGVLPMLLTGMFSLFYKCPPYGQVHPGISEM from the exons ATGGCTACCGTGTTGATGAGAACTCCCAGCTGCCTGGACCAAGAAGCCGGTGCTGAAGAACTAGGCAGGACATCCGAGAGGAGCTGTGTCCATGTCGGCCCCGCTGGCCAG TTTCCTGGGTGCGCTGCCACCATGGTCTGGTTCTGCAACAGTGCCGACTGCCAATTTTCAGTCTTCGCCCTTACCACCATAGGATGGATCCTCTCCTCTACGTCCACGGGCCTCGTGGAGTGGCGAATATGGTACATGAAAGACACCTCGCTCTACCCCCCTGGAATCGCCTGCGTGGGAATATTTAGAGTCTGCATTTACCGGCATCGCACCAACAGCACCACAACCAAATTTTGTTACCGATACAGCTACCACGACACCTTTCTCCCTTTTGAAATTTCCATGCCTCAACGCTTCCTACTGACTGCCAGCATTTTCGGATTCTTCGGGAGAGCCTTTAACATGTTTGCACTTAGAAACATGTCCATGAGAATGTTTGAGGAGGACACCTACAATTCATTCGTTGTTTCAGGAATTCTCAACATTGCTGCTGGTGTCTTTAACTTAACTGCTGTGCTCCAGAACTATGATGCCGTCATAAACTCACAGGGGATCACCTTCCTGCCATCTCTCCAAATGCCCTTCAAGCCAGATGTGCAGGAAGTTGGCACTGCCATTCAAGTGGCAGGGATAGGTGTCTTGCCGATGCTGTTAACTGGGatgttttctctgttttacaAATGTCCCCCGTACGGCCAAGTGCATCCTGGTATTTCAGAAATGTGA
- the CLDN34 gene encoding claudin-34 isoform X3 has product MVWFCNSADCQFSVFALTTIGWILSSTSTGLVEWRIWYMKDTSLYPPGIACVGIFRVCIYRHRTNSTTTKFCYRYSYHDTFLPFEISMPQRFLLTASIFGFFGRAFNMFALRNMSMRMFEEDTYNSFVVSGILNIAAGVFNLTAVLQNYDAVINSQGITFLPSLQMPFKPDVQEVGTAIQVAGIGVLPMLLTGMFSLFYKCPPYGQVHPGISEM; this is encoded by the coding sequence ATGGTCTGGTTCTGCAACAGTGCCGACTGCCAATTTTCAGTCTTCGCCCTTACCACCATAGGATGGATCCTCTCCTCTACGTCCACGGGCCTCGTGGAGTGGCGAATATGGTACATGAAAGACACCTCGCTCTACCCCCCTGGAATCGCCTGCGTGGGAATATTTAGAGTCTGCATTTACCGGCATCGCACCAACAGCACCACAACCAAATTTTGTTACCGATACAGCTACCACGACACCTTTCTCCCTTTTGAAATTTCCATGCCTCAACGCTTCCTACTGACTGCCAGCATTTTCGGATTCTTCGGGAGAGCCTTTAACATGTTTGCACTTAGAAACATGTCCATGAGAATGTTTGAGGAGGACACCTACAATTCATTCGTTGTTTCAGGAATTCTCAACATTGCTGCTGGTGTCTTTAACTTAACTGCTGTGCTCCAGAACTATGATGCCGTCATAAACTCACAGGGGATCACCTTCCTGCCATCTCTCCAAATGCCCTTCAAGCCAGATGTGCAGGAAGTTGGCACTGCCATTCAAGTGGCAGGGATAGGTGTCTTGCCGATGCTGTTAACTGGGatgttttctctgttttacaAATGTCCCCCGTACGGCCAAGTGCATCCTGGTATTTCAGAAATGTGA